The Halotia branconii CENA392 region CGGGTCAAAGTCAAAGGGATTTTCGATAAAACCACCACGTTTACAATAGGTCGTATGCGGGGCTGTTCCATTCTCCTCATAATAATCTTCAACTAGCCAGCGATCGCTCGGAACTTCTTTAATAAAGGAGCGTTTTTCATCGAGAAACTGCCAATATTGCTCTAAATTATCAGCCCCAGGAATTTTACAAGCCATGCCGATAATTGCAATATCTTCTTGTTTTACATCCATTGCTTTAAAGTTTGATTGTTGCAGCATCGAATTAGTTGGAGTCTCCTTTTTAGGCTTGTTGATAGGCGTTTCTGCGGTTGAAATTGCATCACCATACTGTTTTTCTAGATGGTCTGCTAATTCATCCGGTGTTTGATATTCAAAGAAAAGTGTGGGAGATAATTGATGTTTGAAGGTTAGACTTAATTGTTTAATTGCTTCTACAGCGCCTAGAGAATCTAGCCCTAACTCTTGAAAAGACCTGTATCCTTCTACTTGTTCTTGGGGAATTGTCACATATTGACTGAGTATGTCTCGAACCAGTCGCCGGATATTTTGAGTTTTAGGTTGGGGAAGAGGGACTAGGGGTTGGGGAAGAGGGGCTAGGGGTTGGGGAAGAGGGGCTAGGGGCTGGGGGCTAGGGGCTAGGGGTTGGGATAATTCAGTGATTTTTGGGGATTTTGTTTCTTTTTCCAGTAAATCCACAATGTGAACTACAGAATCATCTAAAGACAAAGCTTCAATAAAAGCATTCACAGCTTGGTCTGCTTCTAGAAGTTTCAATCCTTTGACTTTCGCCAAAATTACCAGCGCTTGTCCGCCGATTTTTGCCATTCCCTTGTCGCGCCACAGAGAGAAATTAACAGCAAGCGAATGTCCGGGCGCGCCGCGTTGGGTGCGGTATGTTGCATAGTTATCTAAGAAGATATTAGCTGCTGCGTAGTCTCCTAAGTTCGCTCCCCATTCAGCTTTTGATGCCGCCGCAGAGGATATCACAGCAAAGCATTTCAAAGGTTCGTTTTGGGTGACATTATCTAAAATAATGGTTCCCTCAACTTTGGGTGCAAGTACCTCCGCCACTGTTTCGGGTGTTTTTTGTAACAGTTTAAATCGAGTTTGATCCTGCACCCCAGCCGCATGGATGACTCCATGTAACTGTCCAAACTGCTCATGGATAGTTTCCATCAACAGCTGCATCCCTTCGGCATCCGTCACATCTACAGCGTGATAAAGTACCGTAGCTCCTAGTTGTTCTAGATTTTGAATAATCTGAATGCGTTTATTGTCACCTTCATGCAAATGCCATTCTGCTTTTGGTGGTAGGGGATGACGACCAGTGAGGACTAAATTAATCGGTGCGCGACTCACCATTCCTTTAGCGATTTCTGCCCCAACATCACTCACACCACCAGTAATCAACCAAGTATCTCCCGGTGTCAAGACAGACTGAAATTCCTTGCCAGCCGGAATTTCCATTCTTTCTAAAAGCCGAATGAATCTTTGTCCTTGGCGAATAACTACAATCCCTTCCTTGTCAGGTTTAGCTGGCAATTCTTGGAACAAAATTTGAGCCAGTGTTTCTGGAGATGCACTCCCAGGTGTAATATCTACTACCTTTGCTTGAATATTATTGTGTTCTTGAGTAATTGTCTGGGCTAAAGTTGCGCCCATTACTTGGTGTAAACCCTGAAGAGTATCATTTGCAGATGTTACGTAAGCACCCTGAGTTAACAGTAGGAGATTGATGGGAGAATTACCGTAATGTTTGACAAGTGCTTGCCCCAAATACAGCAGACTGTACATACCTTCTTGCAGTACAGAATCGTGAGAATCTACAGGCAACCGAGAGATAGCAGCTTGATTATAATTCCAAAGGTGAACAATAGCTGTAATCGTCAAACCTTGCTCTTTTAAAGCTTGAATCAGTTGGTCATAATCGAATGGCGAAGCAGGATTGATAATAAAATGGCGTTCTGTTTTTTGTTGGAACTTTTGACCAGCAGTTACAAAATAAACAGGATATTTTTCCGCATCAAACAGCTTCTCCAGGTTTTTAGCAACCATAAGAGCGTCCTTAAAAATGAGGACAGCCCCTGGCGGAATCTCTCCCGTTTCAACTAGCTGCTGAGGTTGCCATTGCCACTCATAAAAGTATTTAGAACTCTCTAAAACTCTCATTTCTTTGCGTACTTTGTGTCCTTGGCGGTTCGTTTCTTCATAATTCTGCGGGCTTTGTTTGCCGAGTTCATCTGTTGTAGTATTCAATTTGGTATTATTTCCTCCGTCGGTTTTAATCCAAAAACGTTGACGCTGAAACGGATAAGTAGGAAGTGCTAACTTAGCGCGTGTAAAATCTCGATCAAAGCCGTCCCAGTCCACATCTACGCCGAGGGTGTATAGTGTTGCCAAGCTGTTAAGTAACGACTGCCAGTTATCCTCTTTGGTAAGAGAAGTCAACCAAGTCCCAACTTCTTTTGGTAAACACTGCTTTCCTAAATTCGACAGCGTAGAATTGGGGCCGATTTCCAAAAATAAGTCATAACCTTGACGATGTAACGTCTCCATCCCTGCTGAAAATCTGACCGCTTCTCGAATATGACGACACCAATAATTAGCATCAGGAACATCTTGATTGCTGAGGATTTCACCCGTCAAGTTAGAAACTAAAGGAATGCGAGGCGCGTTAAACTTCACCGAGGCAGCAATCTTTTCAAAAGACTCCAGCATCGGGTTCATCAAAGGAGAGTGAAAAGCGTGGGAAACTTTTAACGCCTTGGCAGAAATTTTCTCAGACTCGAAGTGTTTCAACACTTTTTGCACAGCTGCTTTGGTTCCCGAAATCACAGTTTGCTTGGGACTATTCACAGTAGCAATAGATACGTCTGAAGAAGGCGCAATAGCATCCACTACCCGTTGCTCATCGGTCAAAACTGCCGCCATCATGCCATTAGGAGGTAACGCTTGCATCAGTCGCCCTCTTTCGGCAATTAACTTCAACCCATCTTCTAAACTGAACACCCCAGCAGCACAAGCCGCAGCATATTCCCCAACACTGTGACCGATAACTATATCTGGGACAATTCCCCAAGATTTCCACAGTTCAAAAAGGGCATATTCCAAGGCAAATAAAGCTGGTTGCGTATAGGCAGTTTCATTTAACACCGAGTTTGTATTTGACTCAGGGTAAATAACTGACAATAGAGGTTGTTCTAGATAAGCCCGGAGAATTTCATCGCAGCGTTCCAAGGTGCGGCGAAAAACTGGCTGGGTTTCATAGAGTTGTCGTCCCATTCCGACATACTGAGAACCTTGTCCGGTAAAGAGAAACGCAATTTTACGAGACTTATTTATTTCTGGCCGATTAACTATTGCCGAATTAACAAAAGTATTAAGTTGTTCGCTTAACTGAGCAGTAGATTCAGCAACCACAGCTAGACGATAATCAAAATGCGATCGCCCCGTGTTACTAGTAAAACAGACATCAGCAACAGCAACTTGGGGATTTGTCGCTAAAAATTGTCCATACTTCTGCGCTAATTCTCGCAACGCCTTTTCACTCTTCGCCGAGAGAGTCAACAAATGCTTAGGACGCTCAAACTCTGAAACTCTTCCTCCGTGTCCTTTGCGTCCTCTGCGGTTCGTTTCTTGACCTTCCTCCAAAATCACATGAGCATTAGTCCCACCAAACCCAAACGCACTTACACCAGCAAATCGCGGCTCTTTCGTCCAGACCTGACCTTCAGTAGGAATCGCCAAACCACTGCCCTCTAACTTGATATGAGGGTTAAGCTGCTGCAAATGTAAATTAGCTGGAATCTCTTGATGCTGTAACGCCAGCACCACTTTAATCAAACTAGCAATTCCCGATGCCGCCTCCAAATGACCGATATTGGTTTTTACCGAACCAATCCAGCAAGAACATGATGGCGTTAGCACTTCTTTCAAAGAATTGACCTCAATCGGATCTCCCAAGGGCGTACCAGTACCGTGCGTTTCCACATAACTAATTTGTGCAGGTTGTATTTGCGCCTTTTCCAAAGCCTGACGCACAACTGCTTGCTGAGAAGGACCATTAGGTGCTGTCAATCCATTGCTACGACCATCTTGGTTAACTGCCGAACCTCTAATAATTCCTAAAACCTGGTCTTGATCCCTCTTAGCATCACCAAGACGCTTCAAGACAACAACACCGCAGCCTTCACCGCGAACATAACCGTTAGCACTAGCATCAAATGTCTTACAATGGCCGTCGTCTGCCATCATTTGCGCTTGAGAAAAAGCGATCGTTAATTCGGGAGTTAGGATGAGATTGACCCCACCAGCTAAAGCTAATTCCGACTCTTTTTGACGCAGACTTTGGCAAGCTTGATGCACTGCAACGAGTGAAGAAGAACAAGCTGTATCTACTGCCCAACTCGGCCCACGTAAATCTAGTAAATAAGATAAGCGATTGGCGGTAATGCTGAACGCCGAACTAGTACCAAAGTAAGCATCAGTGCCAGTGGGATGGTTAAACTGCAACCGCGCATAATCATTAGTGCTAATACCGATAAATACCCCAGTTTGACTGCCTTTTAATTTTTGTGGGGCAATGCCAGCATTCTCCAACGCTTCCCAACTCACCTCTAACACCAACCGTTGCTGCGGGTCGATACTTTCGGCTTCGCGGGGACTGATGCCAAAGAAACCAGCATCAAATTGATCCACATCTTCCAGGAATCCCCCCCAACGGGTATTCATTTTTCCTGGTGTTGCTGGTTGGTCATCGTAAACTTGCTGAATATCCCAGCGATCGCCCGGTACTTCTACAATGGCATCAGTACCAGTTCGTAACAGTTGCCAGAACGCTTCCGGGTCTTTCGCTTTTGGAAAACGACAACCTATGCCTATAATTGCGATCGCATCTGTTGCGTCATTCTTACCACTTTCATCTGTCACCACATCAAACTCTAATTCTGGCTGGGAATTTTCCACCACCACAGCCAAATGTTCAGCCAAAGCCGCAATAGAAGGATAATCATAAACCAAAGTCGGAGAAAGACTCAATCCCAACCAATCTTCCAATTCCGTAGAAAGCATCATCGCCGCCAGCGAATCCAAACCATAACGCGCAAAAGGTTCTTGAACATCTATGCTTTGAGACGCAATCTTTAACTGCTGTGAAACCTTATCAACCAACCAAACTTGAATAACTTCTGCTTGCTTTCCTTCTGCCTTTGCGCCTTTGCGCCTTTGCGTGAGCCTTTCATATCCTGCTTGACCCTGCCACATATCCACAACATCCAACGTACCCTCCAAAAACTTAGCCCGACAAGCATGACGCTGAATTTTCCCACTAGAAGTTTTCGGAATACTTGCAGGCTTCAGCAGCGCTACAGCATAAACCTGTAACTCATGTTCCTCAGACACCGTTTGTCGGATAGCCGCCACAACTTCATCAACATTCAACTTGCGAATCGCAGTCCGTTCAACCTCGCAAGTCACAACGAGTTGTTCTTCGCTATCTACTTCAATTGCAAACGCCGCCGCGAAACCAATCCGTAAAGCTGGATGACTTTTGACCACTGTCGATTCGATATCCTGGGGATAGTGATTACGACCCCGGATAATAATCATGTCCTTGACGCGTCCGGTAACGAACAACTCACCATCCTGTAAAAATCCGAAATCACCGGTACGCAGAAATGGCTTACTTCCATCTTGCAAATATACTTGAAATGTTTGCGCTGTCGCTTCTGGTCTTTGCCAATAACCTTGAGCCACACTAGAACTAGCAACCCAAATTTCTCCGACTTCGTTGACTGCACATTGCGTCATTGTCTCTGGGTTAGCAATGACAATTTTTGTATCTAGCCAAGAATGCCCACACCCCACCAAATGTCTAATATTTTTAGTATCTGCATTAGCTGGAACAATCCGGTTTTGTTCGAGTGCTTCGGCTTCAACTTGACAATAAATCGGTTCGTCTTTGACATTGCCACCTGAAACCATCAAAGTGGACTCAGCCAAACCGTAGCAAGGATAAAATAAGTTAGTCCGGAAACCAGCGGGCTTAAACTTCGCTGCAAACCGTGCCATTGTTTCTTGACGAACAGGTTCAGAACCGCTGTAGGCGCTATGCCAATGACTTAAATCGAGGGATTCTATTTGTTCTGGAGTCAATTTGCTGCTAGCGCAGAGGTCATAACCAAAATTAGGGCCACCCGAATGATTTGCTTGATAATGCGAAATTGCTTGCAACCAGCGAATCGGACGCTGTACAAACGATGCAGGGGGCATCAGGATACATTTAAATCCTGTATATATGGGTTGTAAATGTCCATCAATCAAACCCATATCATGAAATCCAGGCAGCCAAGACACAGATACAGTATCAGGAGTAAGTTCAAATGCTTGCCTGATATACTCCAAGTTATGTAGCAGGTTGCCATGACTGACCATGACTCCCTTGGGCGAACCAGTAGAACCGGAAGTGTATTGTAGAAAGGCTAAAGTGTCGCTGTTAACTTCCGGTTTTTGCCAGTTTGAGGCTAAGTCATCAGCAATGCCATCGGTAGCGAGTAAATGTAAATCTGTTAGTTCTGTATCTTGGTCAAAGCGTTTTTTGATATTCTCGAATAGAGATGTGGTGGTTAGAGCTACCTTTGCTTGAGCATCTGTGATGATTGATTGTAATCTGGTGAGCTTTTGATTTTGTTTGGGTGGGTAAGCTGGAACGGCTACAACTCCTGCATATAAACAGCCGAAGAAAGCGGTAATAAATTCTAAGCCAGACGGGTAGAGTAATAAGGCTCGTTCGCCACTCGCTTTGATAGACTGGAGATAAGCTGCGATCGCTCGTACTTTTTGGTCTAATTCTTGATAAGTTAAACTAGCTGTTTCTATTTCTCCATCCTGCAAAAAAGTAAAAGCTAATCTATCAGGTTGGTGTAAGGCTCTGTAGCGCAGTAGTTCTACTAGTGAAGAAAATTTTAAATATTGAAAGGAAACAGTCATACTACCTTTTCCTTGGTGTTGTGTGAATTAGGGACTAGAGATTAGAGAAAAATAAATTTTCATCACTCTGTTGTGAATTAAAACATGAATTTATATCACGCAGAGTCGCAGCGAAAAGTTGTCAGGAGGGTTTCCCTCCGTAACAAACTTTTCAAGACAAAGTCGCAGAGAGATAAGAATTGGGAAGAGTTGATTTAGTGGAAGGATATCTTAACTAATTGTTAAAGAATATGTTTGCTTCAACTATTTATATTTGATTTGTGAATACTTTTAAGTTGTAGCTATCAGTAACATAGTTAAATTTACGGAATGTGAGATGAATAATCAATGGAAAATCTTTCGCTAATCAGGGATGTATCTTAGAAAATGGGGAGAGGAGAAAGCAGGAAGGAAAATACTAGGGCAAACCCACCTAAATTATATTTACTTACTACTGAGGTTAAGAATCAACGAAAAAATCAGCATTTTATCGTTTGATTTATTTTCCAAAACTTAAAGCGATGCCAAAGGCAAGCCGCAAAGCGTCTACGCTAAAATCTTTGTCAACAAGCAGAGGTTAATGATATTCTTCTTAAGCCTATTGAGAATAAGCTAGTCTTATTGACATGATACGATCGCCCTGTACTTTCATGCTGATTTTCTCATCATTCGTTTTTATCGATGCTCACCTTTATTTGCTTTTAGTTTACCTGCGATCGCTTTTCTCTACACTTTAATGACTATCGATTCAGCTATTCGTCACTGGCAAGGGCGTGGCGGTGCGTGGAAAGGACGAGTTTATCTTGGTTAAGAGTTATCTTCTCTAACTAACTCATCCAAGCTATCTGGAAATGTCCCGTGTTCAATCATTTTAGTAAACACTTGGTAGCAGTCATCTTTTGCTCCCTCTTTCCGTGGAAACCCTAACCACAAAATCACAATCGCTTTTAACTGTTCTGTATCAAACGCCCGAAAAAATAACCGATATCTGTCTGGTAAACCCATCTTTTTCACCCTTCCATAGCGTTTTAATGCTCCTGTCAAAGCAAAATGACTTGCCAAGGGATCGGAAGGAATTTTTGTTTCAATAGCCACAGTAATTGCTGCAAATAATTTTACTGTTGCATGGGTTTTATATTCAGCTTCTGGTAATTTTTCTTGTAACCGAGAAACACGCTCAAATAATTCTTGATACTGACTACCAAATAACTGTGGGTGAAAATATATTTCCCAGCCATTACTAATAAACTTCGCCATCTTCTAATGACTCATCGTCTAATTCTACACCCGCAATTAGTTGCTGGGCAGCCTCCGACATTTCAATTGTATAAGGTTGCATCGTGTTATTTTTTAATGCTTCTGTCATAGCAAAATCAAGAAACAGTCGCATTAATACTGAGTTCTCTTCTTCTTCAATTAGCTGAGGCACAATCCGCAAAATTGCAGTATCTGGTGATAATACTTCTATCCAACCATCTGCATTAGCAAACTGAGGATGCTCACGATAAAACTCTGCGGGGAACCTAAATCCTGCGCTGTTACCAATTTTGGTACTCCGAATGCTGTAGGAGTTGCTCATATTCATACGTATGTACAAGGTGTACTTACATAATAGCAAGTGCGATCGCTTTTCTCTACACTTTAATGACTATCGACTCTGCTATTCGTCATTGGCAAGGACGCGGTGGTGCTTGGAAAGGGCGCGTTTATCTTGGATAACACTACTCATCAAGCAACAATTTTTAATAAAGCCTACGTATATATACTGCACTTAAACAAAGCGAAACAGCTTAAATTTACACGGTATGAGCGCTCGCGTCGAAGCCTGACCGCTGATAACTGCCTTCCTACTCCCATTGCCAGCATTTGAGTTGCCAGCCGTGTCCTTCGACCGCTAAAGCACCCACATAGCCGTAAGCGGGTGTAAATTCTTGGAGTGACCAACGGGTGACAGTGGAGCGATCGCCTTTAATGCTGTAAAGTTGAACTGGCTCACTGGGAGATAATGAAACATCTAACTGATCCATCGGAAACAGTAGCCCATAACCAGTAGCTTTTAAATAAGCTTCTTTACGTGTCCAACCATTAAAAAATGCTCCTAGCTTTTGGTCTGTAGGAAGTTGATGAAAGACATTTTTTTCGCGCTCTGAAAAACAGCGATCTGCAATTTGTTCAAAGTCGGAAATAGGGCGAATATATTCAATATCAACACCAATTTCACGTTTACGGGTTATGGCATATAAAACAAGTTCGTGGGAGTGAGATAAATTAAAACTCAAGATACTTCCACCAGATGTTTCTGCTAGAGTTGGTTTGCCATGCTGTCCATAACAAAACTGTAATTGACTGGCATTAGTGCCTAAGTAAGAACCTAAGATTGTCCTCAGTAAGCCACGTCCAACAATGAAACGTTTCCTGTCTCGTTCTAAATAAAAACGCTCAGATCTGGTGCGTTCATCTTGTGAAAGTAATTGTGCTAATGTCTGAACGCGAGATGTTGATTGGTTGAGGAAAGTACACCAGACATGAACATCTTCGCTTAACAGTGACCAATTTGTAGGGGGAGAACGCCACAGGCAATCAACAGTGATCATAATAATTCGTAATACTCGCCTTTGGCGAGAAGCAAGCTACGTAATTAAGATACACAGACGTATTCAACTTCTTTAGCTAAATGTTGTGCCAATACCTTAACTGTGGGATATTCATACACCAACTCAAGAGAAAATCTACGTCCTAACCAAACTTCTATGGCGTATGTTAGACGTAATGCTTCTAGTGAAGTTATTCCGTAGTATTCAAAGGGCAGATGAATGTTAATTTCACTGTGATTAACTAGCAGCAGTTTAGAAAGATAAAAAACTAACCAGCCTTCAATAACTTCTTCTGTTTGAAACTGCTGTTGTAAAGGTCGTGCTTCAACATCACTCCGATACAAGAAGGTTTCTCTACTGTTACCAAGGTTTTGTATACACTCAAGTAGTGTATTATGACTACTTTTAAAAAACTGTAACAAGCTAGTATTTGTTAATTCTTTAGTGACATTTTGTAAGTTTTTCATACCTAAAATATCTCCTGTAATTAGTGGCACAAACGTTGATAAATGTTTGTTAGTAAGCTCTATCAGATTTATTCAATTCGCTTACTGTATAGACCAAAACTAAAGCAAAACTCATGATTGACAAGATAAAAATTTGACGCACACCAAAAATTTGCATGACGGTGGAAGAAAGTACAGGCCCAGCAGCACATCCAAAACCATAGACTGTTGTAAATAAGGCGCTTCCAGAAGATGATTCATTACGGGAAACTTTGTTGCCAATCATGGCGATCGCTAAGGGAAAAATAGGACTGATGCTAGCTCCAGAAATAAATGCCAAAACCTGAATAGTCATGGAGTTTGTAATTAATGAAAGAGACGAAAGAGAAAATATAATGATACAAACGGTTATCAAAAGAACCTTTAATTTATCGAAGCGGTCTGCTAAATGGGTAACAGGAAGGGTAGCCAGTAAACCTCCTAGTACAAATAAAACAAATGTAGACCCTATTTGTTCCACACCATAGTTTTGTTTTAGTAAATAAACTGGATATAAAGAAACCAGAGTAGCATCAACAAAACCATAAGCATAAGCGCTGTAAAGAGGAAGTTTCAACTTTCTAAAAAGCTCTATGCGTATAGAAGAGTGAAAAACAATAGACTTTTCAGGTAAGTTGAGCCAGACCACAATTAAGCCACTGAGAATTAAAAGACTACCTAAAGAAAAAGTTAATTGTGGAGAAAAGTTGTAGAGAGAAGAACCTATAACTGGTCCCATACCAAATCCAAAGGAAAAAGCTAAAGCATACAAGCCACTAGTAAGGCCTCGATTACTTTCATGACAAAAATAATTTAATGCTGTTTGCCCACAAACTAAATACAAACAACAACCAAAACCCATCACAGCCCGGATAACAAACCACAAAGATAATTGAGTTGTCATAGGAAATAAAGGAGCGCTACAACCCATCAGCATTAAACCTAATGTCATGGTTTTACGGAGTCCTATTTGGCGTAATATTCTTGCTACTAAAGGAGTTCCAATAAATATCATGAGAAAATATACTGTCGAGTTAGCACCTATCCATAACTCCTCAACTTGATTTTGAGCCATCAGTGTTGAAATAAAAGGATTAAACAGCCCTATAGATATACCCGATAAAAAAGCAATGACGTATAAAGCTGGTAGTCCATTAGAAAAGGCAGAGTTTGGTTTAGCGGAAGTTAAATTTTCCATTGTTTTTGTCTAATTAGGATTTTATCTTTTAGTGTCTTTGTGGTTTGATATTTTTTACCACGAAGACACGAAGACACAAAGATGAAAACAGTTAGTTTAAAGAAGGTGAGACGGAAAAATATTCATCAACTAGTTTCATCCGAGATGTATTTCTCCATTCTTTTGGAGGAAGCTGATGAATTTGTCGAAACAAGCGGATGAAATAACCTGCATCTACATATCCAACTTTTGTGGCGATTCGATTAACGGTTTCGTCGGTATTGAGTAGTAAATAACGCGCTTCTGTCATCCGGCGTTCAACAATCCAATCGTGTACTGATCGCTTGGTTTGGCGTTTAACTAAATTAGTTAAGTAAGCATGAGAGTAACCCACTGCTTGGGCAACATCAGAAAGATTAATTTGCTGATGATAATTCTCTTCAATATATTGAAAAACTTTACTCAGTCGGGAGCTAGTAGGATAGAAAGTTGTGGTGTCTATTGATTGTGATTTAGCTGATAGTTGCTGATTCACATACCATTGCTTCAAAGCAGTTTGTTTTTCTAATCGAGCCGCGATCGCTCCTAATAATTCTTCTACCGTACAAGGTTTAGTCAGATAATCATCAGCTCCTAAGTTCATACCTTTACGGAGTTCAGATTTGGTAAGTGTGACGGTGAGAAAAATAAACGGAATAATTGCTGTAACAGGATCTTGGCGTAGTGTGTTGAGAACGCCATAACCATCAAGTTCTGGCATCAGAATATCGCAAAGTACTAAATCAGGTAAACATTCCCGTGCGCGTTGAATACCAACAATGCCATTTTCAGCGCCAATAGTAGAGAAACCTTCAGATTTAAGGCAATTAACAAAAAGGTTGCGGGTTTTTGTTTCATCTTCAATTACTAAGATGTTTTTCATCGTTTTTCCTGCTAATGACTTATTACAGTGTTGAGAAATTAAAGCCATAATTTGTCTTTCTCCCAAAGCAGAATGTTGAGTTGAAATCTGTAATCACGAAAGATTTGTGGTCTAGCTTTTCTATTAGCGAACAAATAAAACAAATTTTTCTACTATGGAAAATTAAAGTCGCAGGAATCAAAATTACTAACGCGATCGCTCTTGATTAAACTTCAAGTTTGTAAATTTGTAGCAGTCAACAATAAATTTGCAAACATATCCAACACCTTTCAATGTTTTCTTTTCTCAACAGAGAGATAAAAAACCTGCAAAAGCCTATCTGCTACAGCAACTAAACTTATTCGTAACCCTTGTTATTGATAAGAATGCCAATTCTTGATGATTTTAACCAGCAAGTATCTAAAATTTAAGGATAAAGTTAGTGAAAAATC contains the following coding sequences:
- a CDS encoding 4'-phosphopantetheinyl transferase family protein, with product MITVDCLWRSPPTNWSLLSEDVHVWCTFLNQSTSRVQTLAQLLSQDERTRSERFYLERDRKRFIVGRGLLRTILGSYLGTNASQLQFCYGQHGKPTLAETSGGSILSFNLSHSHELVLYAITRKREIGVDIEYIRPISDFEQIADRCFSEREKNVFHQLPTDQKLGAFFNGWTRKEAYLKATGYGLLFPMDQLDVSLSPSEPVQLYSIKGDRSTVTRWSLQEFTPAYGYVGALAVEGHGWQLKCWQWE
- a CDS encoding acyl carrier protein, producing MKNLQNVTKELTNTSLLQFFKSSHNTLLECIQNLGNSRETFLYRSDVEARPLQQQFQTEEVIEGWLVFYLSKLLLVNHSEINIHLPFEYYGITSLEALRLTYAIEVWLGRRFSLELVYEYPTVKVLAQHLAKEVEYVCVS
- a CDS encoding MFS transporter, with the translated sequence MENLTSAKPNSAFSNGLPALYVIAFLSGISIGLFNPFISTLMAQNQVEELWIGANSTVYFLMIFIGTPLVARILRQIGLRKTMTLGLMLMGCSAPLFPMTTQLSLWFVIRAVMGFGCCLYLVCGQTALNYFCHESNRGLTSGLYALAFSFGFGMGPVIGSSLYNFSPQLTFSLGSLLILSGLIVVWLNLPEKSIVFHSSIRIELFRKLKLPLYSAYAYGFVDATLVSLYPVYLLKQNYGVEQIGSTFVLFVLGGLLATLPVTHLADRFDKLKVLLITVCIIIFSLSSLSLITNSMTIQVLAFISGASISPIFPLAIAMIGNKVSRNESSSGSALFTTVYGFGCAAGPVLSSTVMQIFGVRQIFILSIMSFALVLVYTVSELNKSDRAY
- a CDS encoding response regulator transcription factor; amino-acid sequence: MALISQHCNKSLAGKTMKNILVIEDETKTRNLFVNCLKSEGFSTIGAENGIVGIQRARECLPDLVLCDILMPELDGYGVLNTLRQDPVTAIIPFIFLTVTLTKSELRKGMNLGADDYLTKPCTVEELLGAIAARLEKQTALKQWYVNQQLSAKSQSIDTTTFYPTSSRLSKVFQYIEENYHQQINLSDVAQAVGYSHAYLTNLVKRQTKRSVHDWIVERRMTEARYLLLNTDETVNRIATKVGYVDAGYFIRLFRQIHQLPPKEWRNTSRMKLVDEYFSVSPSLN